Proteins encoded within one genomic window of Vicia villosa cultivar HV-30 ecotype Madison, WI unplaced genomic scaffold, Vvil1.0 ctg.001280F_1_1, whole genome shotgun sequence:
- the LOC131634306 gene encoding uncharacterized protein LOC131634306, producing MGKIGNQDVQQEEQRENDGEGCSRCSVVVLRLFSFKCLFILFFSLAAFVSGIFWILPKHNSTELSFDAKDVIKHSATVQASFRLENPVSQLIPYIERLQDDIFGEIALPNTKVAILSIHQSVAPSFSDVVFGVLSDPMNIPINPVYLSVLRSSLTELFLQQSNLTFSTSVFGNASLFEILKIPGGLTVRPVQSASIWQIPEILFNFTLNNSISEVLDKFDDFEGELKFGLHLKPDENVYVHITNAHGSTVARPVVVQASVMRGFESLLPQRLKQIAQTIRGSARKNLGLNNLVFGRVKEIRLSSLLKDTLHAHPPSPAPAPSPKLVDHSEPFISPYHAPFHSPISPETSEKPPCFDCDVFSPSPSIMTEHPAYPCPYNCFKLLKDEEKSKKLVSRVLAPPSQSSAGSVFHTEILLMGFCLLLVSFVFINDITFQ from the exons ATGGGGAAAATTGGAAATCAAGATGTGCAACAAGAAGAACAGAGGGAGAACGACGGTGAAGGCTGTTCACGGTGTTCGGTGGTGGTGCTGAGATTATTCAGTTTCAAGTGTTTGTTCATTCTGTTTTTCAGTTTAGCGGCTTTTGTTTCTGGAATCTTCTGGATTCTTCCTAAACATAATTCAACTGAATTAAGCTTTGACGCCAAAGATGTAATTAAGCATAGCG CTACTGTTCAGGCATCCTTCAGGCTGGAAAATCCAGTTTCACAGCTTATTCCATACATTGAAAGATTACAAGATGATATATTTGGTGAAATAGCTCTGCCAAATACAAAG GTGGCTATCCTATCCATACACCAAAGTGTTGCACCTAGCTTTTCTGATGTGGTATTCGGTGTTCTCTCTGATCCAATGAACATTCCAATAAATCCAGTGTACTTGAGTGTGCTGAGATCATCACTAACTGAACTGTTTCTCCAGCAATCCaatctgactttctcaacatcagTATTTGGAAATGCTTctttgtttgaaatcttgaagATTCCTGGTGGGTTAACTGTAAGACCAGTGCAGTCTGCTTCTATTTGGCAGATACCCGAGATTCTGTTTAATTTTACTCTCAATAATTCAATATCTGAAGTCCTGGATAAGTTTGACGACTTTGAGGGAGAATTGAAGTTTGGATTGCATCTGAAGCCTGACGAG AATGTGTATGTGCACATAACAAATGCACACGGCTCAACAGTAGCTCGTCCTGTAGTAGTTCAGGCATCAGTCATGCGAGGGTTTGAGAGCCTTTTGCCACAAAGATTGAAGCAAATAGCTCAAACAATAAGAGGCTCTGCTAGAAAAAATCTTGGCCTTAATAACTTGGTTTTTGGCAGAGTCAAAGAAATCAGGTTATCTTCTTTATTAAAGGATACACTACACGCTCACCCACCTTCTCCTGCCCCTGCCCCATCCCCAAAGTTAGTTGATCACTCTGAGCCATTCATTTCACCATACCATGCTCCTTTTCATTCTCCAATATCGCCAGAAACTTCTGAGAAACCTCCTTGTTTTGACTGTGATGTATTCTCACCTTCACCTTCCATTATGACCGAGCATCCTGCATATCCCTGTCCATACAATTGCTTCAAGCTCCTCAAAGATGAGGAGAAATCTAAAAAGTTGGTGTCTCGCGTACTTGCTCCGCCCTCTCAAT CTTCAGCAGGCAGCGTTTTCCACACAGAAATCTTGCTAATGGGATTTTGTTTGCTATTagtatcttttgtttttatcaaTGATATTACATTTCAATGA
- the LOC131634293 gene encoding F-box/LRR-repeat protein At3g59200-like isoform X2, producing MQRWRISEEDKISRLPNEILSHILSFLTTKKAVRTSLLSKRWTDLWQSCDTIDFTDIQVYCNRTNRKCNKLVESVLATTDSRNINTFLLEILYGHPHFAYKVSFRNVVKWVNMIVLQNELKNLCLHLDVDEYDDEDNNEDEHFLPKLPTSIFTSQTLVSLDLRRFCVKGFNFSSVGFGFPSLKTLHLDDVEFPRGRDFLLLLYGCPILEDLKLFQVCLRCWFNVSVVLQEFENLRLPKLTRTDIIESLWDILPLEALSTSKSLCLDTLQHHLAFKAQAQTQDMYGARGNGDDDEESCEELEFVPQCLLSHLRSCTIQNLGRLERDLILPTYILKNARVLQTMKIKIWYRSEQPEIERKFSLCSKASASCQLLFYANF from the exons atgcagCGATGGAGAATTTCCGAAGAAGATAAAATCAGCCGTTTGCCGAACGAAATCCTCAGCCACATTCTCTCTTTTCTAACCACCAAAAAGGCAGTTCGCACAAGCTTACTGTCCAAGAGATGGACTGATCTATGGCAATCTTGCGACACTATCGACTTCACAGATATTCAAGTATATTGCAATAGAACTAATCGCAAGTGTAACAAACTTGTCGAGTCCGTTTTGGCCACAACTGACTCTCGCAACATCAACACTTTCCTTCTCGAAATTCTGTACGGTCACCCTCATTTTGCCTATAAGGTCAGTTTTCGCAATGTAGTCAAATGGGTTAACATGATTGTTCTTCAAAATGAACTCAAAAATCTTTGTCTTCATCTAGATGTGGATGAAtatgacgatgaagataacaacgAAGATGAACATTTTTTACCTAAATTGCCTACGAGTATTTTCACTAGTCAAACCCTTGTGAGTCTCGATCTGCGGCGGTTCTGTGTTAAGGGTTTTAATTTTTCTTCAGTTGGATTTGGATTTCCGTCACTTAAAACCCTTCATTTGGATGACGTTGAGTTTCCGAGAGGTCGGGATTTCTTGTTGCTTCTATACGGATGTCCAATTCTCGAGGATTTAAAACTGTTTCAAGTATGTTTGCGTTGTTGGTTTAATGTGTCTGTTGTCCTCCAGGAGTTTGAAAACTTAAGGTTACCCAAATTGACAAGAACAGATATCATTGAAAGTTTGTGGGACATTTTACCCTTGGAAGCACTCTCTACTTCTAAGTCTTTGTGCTTAGATACATTACAACACCATTTAGCATTCAAG GCCCAAGCCCAGACCCAG GATATGTACGGGGCAAGGGGGAAcggagatgatgatgaagaaagtTGTGAGGAATTAGAATTTGTTCCACAATGTCTTTTATCCCACCTAAGAAGTTGCACTATTCAGAATCTTGGACGCCTAGAGCGGGATCTTATATTACCAACGTATATTTTGAAGAATGCAAGAGTTTTACAAACCATGAAAATTAAAATCTGGTACCGAAGTGAACAACCTGAAATAGAAAGAAAATTCTCCTTATGCTCGAAAGCCTCTGCATCATGCCAACTCTTATTTTATGCCAACTTTTAG
- the LOC131634293 gene encoding F-box/FBD/LRR-repeat protein At3g26920-like isoform X1: MQRWRISEEDKISRLPNEILSHILSFLTTKKAVRTSLLSKRWTDLWQSCDTIDFTDIQVYCNRTNRKCNKLVESVLATTDSRNINTFLLEILYGHPHFAYKVSFRNVVKWVNMIVLQNELKNLCLHLDVDEYDDEDNNEDEHFLPKLPTSIFTSQTLVSLDLRRFCVKGFNFSSVGFGFPSLKTLHLDDVEFPRGRDFLLLLYGCPILEDLKLFQVCLRCWFNVSVVLQEFENLRLPKLTRTDIIESLWDILPLEALSTSKSLCLDTLQHHLAFKAQAQTQVPSDDIPIFYNLTHLKLHNSWDLVVRVLHHCPKLQNIELFEDMYGARGNGDDDEESCEELEFVPQCLLSHLRSCTIQNLGRLERDLILPTYILKNARVLQTMKIKIWYRSEQPEIERKFSLCSKASASCQLLFYANF; encoded by the exons atgcagCGATGGAGAATTTCCGAAGAAGATAAAATCAGCCGTTTGCCGAACGAAATCCTCAGCCACATTCTCTCTTTTCTAACCACCAAAAAGGCAGTTCGCACAAGCTTACTGTCCAAGAGATGGACTGATCTATGGCAATCTTGCGACACTATCGACTTCACAGATATTCAAGTATATTGCAATAGAACTAATCGCAAGTGTAACAAACTTGTCGAGTCCGTTTTGGCCACAACTGACTCTCGCAACATCAACACTTTCCTTCTCGAAATTCTGTACGGTCACCCTCATTTTGCCTATAAGGTCAGTTTTCGCAATGTAGTCAAATGGGTTAACATGATTGTTCTTCAAAATGAACTCAAAAATCTTTGTCTTCATCTAGATGTGGATGAAtatgacgatgaagataacaacgAAGATGAACATTTTTTACCTAAATTGCCTACGAGTATTTTCACTAGTCAAACCCTTGTGAGTCTCGATCTGCGGCGGTTCTGTGTTAAGGGTTTTAATTTTTCTTCAGTTGGATTTGGATTTCCGTCACTTAAAACCCTTCATTTGGATGACGTTGAGTTTCCGAGAGGTCGGGATTTCTTGTTGCTTCTATACGGATGTCCAATTCTCGAGGATTTAAAACTGTTTCAAGTATGTTTGCGTTGTTGGTTTAATGTGTCTGTTGTCCTCCAGGAGTTTGAAAACTTAAGGTTACCCAAATTGACAAGAACAGATATCATTGAAAGTTTGTGGGACATTTTACCCTTGGAAGCACTCTCTACTTCTAAGTCTTTGTGCTTAGATACATTACAACACCATTTAGCATTCAAG GCCCAAGCCCAGACCCAGGTTCCATCCGATGATATCCCTATCTTTTATAATTTGACCCACTTGAAGCTTCATAATAGTTGGGATTTGGTTGTACGAGTGCTCCACCACTGTCCCAAGCTTCAAAATATTGAACTTTTTGAG GATATGTACGGGGCAAGGGGGAAcggagatgatgatgaagaaagtTGTGAGGAATTAGAATTTGTTCCACAATGTCTTTTATCCCACCTAAGAAGTTGCACTATTCAGAATCTTGGACGCCTAGAGCGGGATCTTATATTACCAACGTATATTTTGAAGAATGCAAGAGTTTTACAAACCATGAAAATTAAAATCTGGTACCGAAGTGAACAACCTGAAATAGAAAGAAAATTCTCCTTATGCTCGAAAGCCTCTGCATCATGCCAACTCTTATTTTATGCCAACTTTTAG
- the LOC131634293 gene encoding F-box/FBD/LRR-repeat protein At4g00160-like isoform X3: MTLSFREEFENLRLPKLTRTDIIESLWDILPLEALSTSKSLCLDTLQHHLAFKAQAQTQVPSDDIPIFYNLTHLKLHNSWDLVVRVLHHCPKLQNIELFEDMYGARGNGDDDEESCEELEFVPQCLLSHLRSCTIQNLGRLERDLILPTYILKNARVLQTMKIKIWYRSEQPEIERKFSLCSKASASCQLLFYANF; this comes from the exons ATGACGTTGAGTTTCCGAGAG GAGTTTGAAAACTTAAGGTTACCCAAATTGACAAGAACAGATATCATTGAAAGTTTGTGGGACATTTTACCCTTGGAAGCACTCTCTACTTCTAAGTCTTTGTGCTTAGATACATTACAACACCATTTAGCATTCAAG GCCCAAGCCCAGACCCAGGTTCCATCCGATGATATCCCTATCTTTTATAATTTGACCCACTTGAAGCTTCATAATAGTTGGGATTTGGTTGTACGAGTGCTCCACCACTGTCCCAAGCTTCAAAATATTGAACTTTTTGAG GATATGTACGGGGCAAGGGGGAAcggagatgatgatgaagaaagtTGTGAGGAATTAGAATTTGTTCCACAATGTCTTTTATCCCACCTAAGAAGTTGCACTATTCAGAATCTTGGACGCCTAGAGCGGGATCTTATATTACCAACGTATATTTTGAAGAATGCAAGAGTTTTACAAACCATGAAAATTAAAATCTGGTACCGAAGTGAACAACCTGAAATAGAAAGAAAATTCTCCTTATGCTCGAAAGCCTCTGCATCATGCCAACTCTTATTTTATGCCAACTTTTAG